The following DNA comes from Alphaproteobacteria bacterium.
TTGGCGTTTTTGCATTAATGACGTGGATGATTTATAAGTTTTTGATATAGAGAGGAATTCTTCGTGTTTGGGCAATTGCCAATTTTGTTGACAACAATTATTTTTTTGCCACTCATCGGTGTCATCTTTATTCTTCTTGTCCCTAAACAAATTCCTGGTTTTGAGCGTAATATTAAAAATGTCGCTTTATGGACGTCAATAACTACTTTTGTATTGTCGTTATTTTTATGGGGTGGATTTGATGTCGCACATAAAGGATTCCAGTTTTACCATGTTGTAGATTGGTTACCTTCTTTAGGCATCAAATATGCTGTCGGTATTGATGGTATTTCACTTTTCTTTGTACTTCTTTCTACCTTTCTTATTCCTGTTTGTATTATTGCGTCATGGAAAACAATTAAAAATTACGTACGTGAATATATGATTTGTTTTTTACTGCTTGAAATCATGATGGTTGGCATGTTTGCTGCCCTTGATTTAGTATTATTCTATCTTTTCTTTGAAGCCGTTCTAATCCCCATGTTTATCATTATTGGCGTTTGGGGTGGTCAACGACGTGTTTATGCCGCTTTTAAATTTTTCCTTTATACCCTTTTAGGCTCTGTTTTAATGTTATTGGCGATCATTGCCATCTATGTTCAAATGGGGACGACATCAATCCCAGAACTTTTAACAAAATCATTCCCTTATGATCTACAGATTTATTTATGGCTTGCTTTTTTTGCGTCTTTTGCAGTCAAAGTGCCTATGTGGCCCGTCCACACTTGGCTTCCAGATGCGCACGTCGAAGCACCAACGGCGGGATCTGTTATTTTAGCAGGTGTCTTGCTGAAAATGGGTGCTTATGGATTTTTAAGATTTTCATTACCCTTATTTCCTTATGCAACCGAAGTGTTTACGCCTTTTGTCTATACGCTTAGTATTATCGCGATTATTTACACGTCGCTTGTTGCGCTTGCGCAAGAGGATATGAAAAAACTGATCGCTTATTCTTCCGTTGCGCATATGGGTTTTGTGACATTGGGCATTTTCACCCTCACCCAACAAGGTGTTCAAGGTGCGATCTTCCAAATGTTAAGCCATGGTATTGTATCAGCAGCACTTTTCTTATGTGTAGGTGTTGTTTATGATCGTATGCATTCACGTCAAATTTCATATTATGGTGGCCTTGTCGAGCGTATGCCGCTTTATGCTATTGCCTTTATGATTTTCACGCTTGCATCAATTGGTTTGCCAGGCACAAGTGGCTTTGTAGGCGAATTTTTAGTCCTTTTAGGGTCGTTCCAAGTTAATAATTTGGTTGCCTTTTTTGCGACCACCGGCCTTATTTTGGGCGCTACTTACGCTTTATATCTTTATAGACGCGTCATTTTTGGACCGCTTCAACAGGATCATTTAAAATCTATTCTTGATTTAAGTCCACGTGAAATAGGCATATTTGTACCTTTGATACTGATTGTATTCTGGATGGGCATATATCCTAAAAATTTCACGCATATGGTCGATCCAACGGTGAGTGAATTAATAAAGAATTTTCACAAATCAAAAGAACATTTCCCAACAAAATCAGTTGCGGAAGTTTTAGGATTAAAAACGCCTGACCAAACAAATTTGGCTTTCGATAATACGAAACATACAATAGATTTTCAGAACGATTACTATCCAGAGTATGAGGCAAAGTCTAGAAAAGCCGAAAACCGGAATGGAATGTACTTTGGGTACATGAATGCCGGCCAGTTTATAAATTTTGACAGGCTTGACGACGAATTTGTCCATAATGTGGATAGTAAAGAAAAAGTGAGCATTCGATGAATATCGTAAATATTTTACGCCCCTTATTGCCGGAATTATTGCTCGCCATATCGGGTATGGTTTTACTTATTGTAGGTGCGTTCAAAGGCAATAATGCATCAAGACTTATTTCTCAATGCATCGTCGCTTTATTTGCCATTGCAATTATTTTAACAATTTTTGGACCAAAAAATAGTAACGACATATTAAAAGACCATTTTACACTTGATCCTTTTGTATTATTTGTAAAGCCTCTTATACTTTTCGGATCAATGATTGCGACCATAATGGCCATGAATTATTGGCGCAATGAAAAAGAAGAACGTTTTGAATTTTCAATACTTATTCTTTTTGCGACGCTTGGCATGATGGTCATGGTGTCATCCAATAATTTAATTGCACTTTATTTGGGGCTCGAGCTTCAAAGCCTATGTTTATATATTTTAGCCTCCTTCCGAAAAAAAGCATTACGGTCGAGCGAAGCGGGCCTTAAATATTTCGTCCTTGGCGCTCTATCTTCAGGATTTTTGCTTTACGGTTCTTCCTTGATTTATGGCTATGCGGGATCCATTCATTTTGAACAACTTGATCAAATTATAAAACAAACAGGTGCCACGATTTCAATTGGTGGCACATTAGGTCTTGTCATGATTTTAGTTGGCCTCTCATTCAAAGTATCGGCAGTTCCATTTCATATGTGGACACCTGATGTTTATGAAGGGTCGCCGACACCAGTGACGGCCTTCTTTGCGATTGCACCTAAAGTTGCCGCCATCGCCATTTTCTTAAGATTGATTCAAGGACCTTTTGCCCATCTTGTTCATCAATGGCAGCAAATTATTATTGTTTTGTCGATTTTATCTATGTTGGTCGGTGCTTTTGGGGCTATCCAACAAAAGGGAATCAAAAGACTTTTAGCGTATTCTTCCATAGGTCATGTAGGCTATTTATTAATGGGATTTGCAACAGGCAGTCAAAAAGGAATCGAGGCTGTTCTTGTCTATCTGGTCATTTACGTCATTATGGGCATTGGCACATTTTCTGTTGTTTTAGCGTTAAGACGACAAGGACGTCTTATTCATGATTGGGCTGATTTAAAAGGTCTCGCTAAATCTCATCCGGGCGCCGCCTTCTTAATGGCGGTCTTCATGTTTTCAATGGCAGGGATTCCTCCTTTGGCAGGTTTTTTTGCGAAACTATACATCTTCATGGCCGCTATTGATGCACAACTTTATACACTTTCAATCATTGGTGTCGTAACATCAGTTATTGCCGCATTCTATTATC
Coding sequences within:
- the nuoN gene encoding NADH-quinone oxidoreductase subunit NuoN — encoded protein: MNIVNILRPLLPELLLAISGMVLLIVGAFKGNNASRLISQCIVALFAIAIILTIFGPKNSNDILKDHFTLDPFVLFVKPLILFGSMIATIMAMNYWRNEKEERFEFSILILFATLGMMVMVSSNNLIALYLGLELQSLCLYILASFRKKALRSSEAGLKYFVLGALSSGFLLYGSSLIYGYAGSIHFEQLDQIIKQTGATISIGGTLGLVMILVGLSFKVSAVPFHMWTPDVYEGSPTPVTAFFAIAPKVAAIAIFLRLIQGPFAHLVHQWQQIIIVLSILSMLVGAFGAIQQKGIKRLLAYSSIGHVGYLLMGFATGSQKGIEAVLVYLVIYVIMGIGTFSVVLALRRQGRLIHDWADLKGLAKSHPGAAFLMAVFMFSMAGIPPLAGFFAKLYIFMAAIDAQLYTLSIIGVVTSVIAAFYYLRIIKMMYFDEVTSSLDIMSSRSLRVIMVMAGVFILCFFIKPDFIAHYARLAATSLVVYQ
- a CDS encoding NADH-quinone oxidoreductase subunit M codes for the protein MFGQLPILLTTIIFLPLIGVIFILLVPKQIPGFERNIKNVALWTSITTFVLSLFLWGGFDVAHKGFQFYHVVDWLPSLGIKYAVGIDGISLFFVLLSTFLIPVCIIASWKTIKNYVREYMICFLLLEIMMVGMFAALDLVLFYLFFEAVLIPMFIIIGVWGGQRRVYAAFKFFLYTLLGSVLMLLAIIAIYVQMGTTSIPELLTKSFPYDLQIYLWLAFFASFAVKVPMWPVHTWLPDAHVEAPTAGSVILAGVLLKMGAYGFLRFSLPLFPYATEVFTPFVYTLSIIAIIYTSLVALAQEDMKKLIAYSSVAHMGFVTLGIFTLTQQGVQGAIFQMLSHGIVSAALFLCVGVVYDRMHSRQISYYGGLVERMPLYAIAFMIFTLASIGLPGTSGFVGEFLVLLGSFQVNNLVAFFATTGLILGATYALYLYRRVIFGPLQQDHLKSILDLSPREIGIFVPLILIVFWMGIYPKNFTHMVDPTVSELIKNFHKSKEHFPTKSVAEVLGLKTPDQTNLAFDNTKHTIDFQNDYYPEYEAKSRKAENRNGMYFGYMNAGQFINFDRLDDEFVHNVDSKEKVSIR